A part of Silvimonas soli genomic DNA contains:
- a CDS encoding acetate/propionate family kinase — protein MNDLILIINAGSSSIKFSLFAQTSADPELLYKGQVEGIYVDPQFSAKNAAGDKLADEKLPADSPRSHDYALRYLLDWVNGHTDGRKLAVIGHRVVHGGFNFTQPVRIDAQVLAELDKTVSLAPLHAPANIGPMKALASLLPDVPQVACFDTAFHRTQPEINQLYALPVELAEREGIRRWGFHGLSYEYIASVLPQIDQRAANGRTVVCHLGNGASMAALDQGKCVLTTMGFTALEGLPMGTRTGSLDPAIVLHLMTHLKMTTAEIETLLYKESGLLGLSGVSSDMRELHASKEPRARMAVEYFANRIVQQVGSLAASIQGLDALVFTAGIGENDDELRALVCNALRWLGVDIDESVNAKRSGEPRRISRADSKVAVYVVPTNEELMIARHALRCIAA, from the coding sequence ATGAATGACCTGATTCTGATCATCAACGCTGGTTCATCCAGCATCAAGTTTTCCCTGTTTGCACAAACATCTGCTGATCCAGAGCTGTTGTACAAGGGTCAGGTTGAAGGCATTTACGTCGACCCGCAATTTTCTGCCAAGAATGCCGCTGGCGACAAACTGGCCGATGAAAAACTGCCAGCGGATTCCCCGCGCAGCCACGACTACGCCCTGCGCTACCTGCTTGATTGGGTTAATGGCCATACCGACGGTCGCAAGCTGGCAGTGATTGGCCATCGCGTGGTGCATGGCGGTTTCAACTTTACTCAACCGGTACGCATTGACGCGCAAGTGTTGGCCGAACTGGATAAAACCGTATCGCTGGCACCGTTGCATGCACCCGCCAACATCGGCCCGATGAAGGCACTGGCTTCGCTGTTGCCAGACGTGCCGCAAGTGGCATGTTTTGACACCGCCTTCCATCGCACCCAGCCTGAGATTAATCAGCTGTACGCACTGCCGGTAGAACTGGCCGAACGCGAGGGTATCCGCCGCTGGGGCTTTCATGGCCTGTCGTACGAATACATTGCCAGCGTTCTGCCGCAGATTGACCAGCGCGCTGCCAACGGTCGCACCGTCGTCTGCCATCTGGGTAATGGCGCTTCGATGGCAGCGCTGGATCAGGGCAAGTGTGTGCTGACCACCATGGGCTTCACCGCACTCGAAGGCCTGCCGATGGGCACCCGTACCGGCAGTCTCGATCCGGCCATCGTGCTGCATTTGATGACGCATCTGAAAATGACCACCGCCGAAATCGAAACCCTGTTGTACAAGGAATCGGGCTTGTTGGGATTGTCAGGTGTTTCCAGCGATATGCGCGAGCTGCATGCCAGCAAAGAACCGCGCGCGCGCATGGCAGTGGAATACTTTGCCAACCGTATCGTGCAGCAAGTGGGTTCGCTGGCCGCGTCTATTCAAGGTCTGGATGCGCTGGTGTTCACCGCCGGTATTGGCGAGAACGATGACGAATTGCGCGCGCTGGTCTGCAATGCACTGCGCTGGCTGGGTGTAGACATTGATGAGAGTGTCAATGCCAAGCGCAGTGGCGAGCCACGCCGTATTTCCCGCGCGGACAGCAAAGTAGCCGTTTACGTGGTGCCAACCAACGAAGAACTGATGATTGCGCGGCATGCCTTGCGCTGTATTGCCGCCTAA
- a CDS encoding BPSS1780 family membrane protein codes for MDYTGIIIDNSVEPKRVPASHGWLWITDAFRLFFRHWWQWLLLTAITLTILMGVMLIPVLGMITPVIAPVLLAGIAWAANESRVNNRAPAVPDLFNGLKTHARSLLGVGLIYAIGTMIIVMILGGLSALLISPDQIAAIRSAETTHEIPDLGAGSLVFILLFFFGMLVMNSIYFFAPQLVVLRNMRAVEAMRTSYLAFWRNWLPLTVAGLILMVLAVIASLPMMLGLIILLPVSLLFNYCCYADVFSEFSDIPPHP; via the coding sequence ATGGATTACACCGGCATCATCATCGACAACAGTGTGGAACCCAAGCGGGTTCCAGCCAGCCACGGCTGGCTCTGGATCACCGACGCGTTTCGGCTGTTTTTCCGCCATTGGTGGCAATGGCTGTTGCTGACTGCAATTACATTGACGATTTTGATGGGCGTAATGCTGATCCCGGTGCTGGGCATGATTACCCCGGTGATCGCACCGGTGTTGCTGGCTGGCATTGCCTGGGCCGCCAATGAATCCCGCGTCAACAACCGCGCGCCCGCTGTACCGGACCTGTTCAACGGCCTGAAAACGCATGCGCGCAGCCTGTTGGGTGTCGGGCTGATTTATGCCATCGGCACCATGATTATCGTGATGATCCTCGGCGGCCTGTCAGCCTTGCTGATTTCACCGGATCAGATCGCCGCCATTCGCAGTGCCGAAACCACGCATGAAATCCCGGATCTGGGTGCCGGTAGCCTGGTGTTCATCCTGCTATTTTTCTTTGGCATGCTGGTGATGAACAGCATTTATTTCTTTGCGCCGCAGCTGGTCGTTCTGCGCAACATGCGTGCCGTTGAAGCCATGCGCACCAGCTATCTGGCGTTCTGGCGCAACTGGCTGCCGCTGACAGTTGCCGGCTTGATCCTGATGGTGCTGGCCGTTATTGCCAGCTTGCCCATGATGCTGGGGCTGATCATTTTATTGCCGGTATCGCTGCTGTTTAACTACTGCTGCTATGC